One Ascaphus truei isolate aAscTru1 chromosome 22, aAscTru1.hap1, whole genome shotgun sequence DNA segment encodes these proteins:
- the SEPTIN9 gene encoding septin-9 isoform X4 → MTDTIRDVGVKPATAGRGVGEKPATEFGYVGIDAILEQMRRKAMKQGFELNVMVVGQSGLGKSTLINTLFKSKVSRKSVQPSAEERIPKTIEIKSVAHEIEEKGVRMKLTVIDTPGFGDHINNENCWLPIMKFINDQYEKYLQEEVNINRKKCIPDSRVHCCIYFIPATGHALRPLDIAFMRRLSKVVNIVPVIAKADTLTLEERDFFKQRIRADLMNNGIDVYPQKEFDEDAEDRLVNEKIREMTPFAVVGSDQEYQVNGRRILGRKTKWGTIEVENTGHCEFAFLRDLLIRTHMQNIKDITSSIHFEAYRVKRLQEGTALANGTAEKDYTSNEM, encoded by the exons ATGACAGACACCATCAGGGACGTGGGTGTGAAGCCGGCCACGGCGGGCCGGGGCGTGGGAGAGAAGCCCGCCACGGAGTTTGGATACGTGGGGATAGATGCCATCCTGGAACAGATGAGGCGGAAAGCTATGAAGCAGGGCTTCGAGCTGAACGTCATGGTAGTGG gtcaGAGCGGGCTGGGGAAGTCGACGTTGATAAACACCCTATTCAAATCTAAAGTGAGCAGGAAATCTGTGCAGCCGTCAGCCGAGGAGAGGATCCCCAAAACCATCGAGATAAAGAGCGTCGCTCACG AAATCGAGGAGAAAGGGGTACGCATGAAACTGACTGTTATTGACACTCCCGGCTTCGGAGACCATATCAACAATGAGAACTG CTGGCTCCCCATCATGAAGTTCATTAACGATCAGTACGAGAAATATCTCCAGGAAGAGGTGAACATCAATCGGAAGAAGTGTATCCCGGACAGCCGAGTCCACTGCTGCATCTACTTCATACCGGCCACGGGACACGC GCTCCGGCCGCTGGATATCGCGTTCATGAGACGCCTGAGCAAAGTGGTGAATATCGTGCCCGTCATCGCCAAAGCCGACACGTTAACGCTGGAGGAGCGCGACTTCTTCAAACAGAGG ATCCGGGCAGATCTCATGAACAACGGGATCGACGTGTATCCGCAGAAGGAGTTTGACGAGGACGCGGAGGACAGGCTGGTGAACGAGAAGATCCGG gAAATGACCCCCTTTGCCGTGGTAGGAAGTGACCAGGAATATCAGGTGAACGGCAGACGGATACTCGGGAGAAAAACTAAGTGGGGGACCATCGAAG TGGAAAACACGGGACACTGTGAGTTTGCCTTTCTACGGGACCTCCTCATCAG GACCCACATGCAGAACATAAAAGATATAACCAGCAGTATTCACTTTGAGGCGTACCGAGTCAAGCGGCTTCAGGAGGGCACCGCGCTCGCCAACGGCACGGCGGAGAAGGACTACACCTCCAACGAGATGTGA